TCAAGTCCGATAGATAGTTGAGCACggtctggaattttctcaatgCAGTGCTGAGTCATGCATGGCCCAGTTCTGCAGAACTGATACATGTCATGTTCTGGATTGTAGTGATTTGGAGTTCAAAGTATGAATGACTAGTTGGATAAACAATACCAACAAAGTGGGCTTCAAATTTCATTGTATTTGTATGGTGAAAGAAGCTATAAATTTTCAAAGAAGCatagaaaattttatttattcaacaTGGTACagcaaaatgaaggaaaacaggAATAAACAAATGAAATTCATATCAGGAACAATTGTTCAAAACCATCTCCAAAGTTTCTGTTTCAAGACATGATCAACTAGTGAAATCTTCATAGTCTGCATTCAGGAGGAAATCCTTGAGGGAACCGCTTATAATCAGTGCAATAATTGTATATCATAAAATTCTTCTGAACCCATCTCAATCTTCTTCTGCTATTGGCATCAAGTTCCTGGTTCTGCCATGCCCCATTGGAGAGCTTACCAACAGTAGCGGTCTGAGCATTGAAATTCCTGTAGTACGCAGTAAAGGGTGCCTGTGTCCAGTCAGTTTTCACTAGTCCACCTCTTGTAGCCCAATCATCAGCATTCCAGAGGCTAGAGTAAATCCTCATCGGTTGGTTTTTTGGGTATGGAACGCCAAGAGACTCAGCATTCTTGAACTGTCTGATAGGAGTGTTATCTACCAAGAATCTGCAGGAGAAAGTTTAGAATATTATTAACTAAAATTTTGCTTATCGAATCATGGGTTGGGAAACATAAATTGAGCCTTTTGCTTACATAATGTGGTCACGAGTCCAGGCCATTGAGTAAGTGTGGAAGTTCTTTGTCGGATCAAACCAGAGATAAAATTGTTGTTCCCTGCCTCCCTTTCCTTGAGCGTAGACGTTAGTATGGAGGATGTAAGGCTGACCAGTGACATTCCCCAGGAATTCAAAGTCAATTTCGTCATGTGTTGGTCCTTGAGAAGATAACTGCACAAGAACCAAATGATTGTTGTGCATAAGTGGAAAAGAAACAAGGATTAATCGCATATTATTGCATAATGAACTTCATGGATAACTCTGAAGAAATATGAGCGTGGCTTCAGAGGCAACTTAATGCCAATTTGTTACTGACTTACTGAGAAAACATGATTTATAGCAGAGTACTGTATACTCTGTGTAACTATCTAATGGAACTATGATTAAAGAAAGATGTTAGTTGAAAATCCCAGTCTTTAAATCTGTTACATCAGTGATGAAATAATAGCAAAGAACTGGAGAAGGATTCAAATTTTAACTATCTTGGCCATTCTGCTGAGGGACTGGCCTAGCAACCCTTATTGGAGAATGGAGAATGAAAAAAGGGTGATAGAAAAGGCTTTTTAGTAATATGTggtagcatttttttttccttttttttgagtaaaattAGAATATCATTTCAAGAAAAACACTGTTTAGCAGAGTGGTTGAAGAAAATGATGCAGTACTAACTTAATAACAGTTAAGTTAATACGTACGTAGTATGCAGTAACAGTGCCAGCAGAGTTGCCAGCAACAAGTTTAAGCTGCATATCAATTCTTCCAAACAGATACTCTCTCTTGGATCGGAAACCAGAGCCAGATTCCCTGTCCAAAGACAAGGAAAGCAGCTGCCCTCTATTGAAAATCTTTGCTTTATTACCACCCCATGTAAGATCAAAATCTTGGTAGAAATTGCCACCATATGCAACCATACATGAGCTTAACAACACTAGGACTCCAATATGTGAAAAAGCCATTTTGCTAATGGGATTTTGTCACAAATATGACACTACTACTTTTTGTGACTAAAACCTTTGAACTTGGGATGTATATATAGGGGTTTAGGAGGGTTCTATATAGCTATTATTAAATGGGGTAGCAAAATGCTTGTGATCAATGAGGGAGCTAGAGTTGGGGGCCCTGAAGGAGGGGTGGCCTAGCTAAAGGCTGGTGCCAGCTGAGCAGCATGAAAGCTGGaaggttttgttttgtttggggGATTGGTGGTGGGTTTAGGAGTTTTGGTGTTTAGTTAAGAAGGCTTGAGATGGAGCTTCCAAGAATGATTCTGTCCTATGAGAGCTGCATTGCATGGGTATGGCCCTCCTTTAGGTATTGATTATTGGACCATTCAGTGGATGCCAACCAGATTGTGTACTTGCTGACAAGTATAATGAGCCAAAAGAGATTGGTGCAATGAACAAAATGTGTTCTTTATCcacttcaattttttctttttttctatttgcCAAGATTGAACCATTTTCAACTGagaaattttgaataaatggaACGCTGGAGATGTTTCACAGTAACTGTAAATACCATCAAGAAAAGTTTGGCGAAAAGTTGAATTCAATAGTACCATCAAGAAATGAAAGTGCTCAAAATAGGATGAAATTGGTATCCTCCACCAGTAAATTACTTGCACGCTGAAAGTGGATTAACACTTAGATAATGCCTAACTTGCAACTATAGTAGGTTCAATGTCAATGAAATCTGTCAAAAAGGACTATTTGTGAACTGTGCATGTCCATGAATGAAGTACCAATCCCTCTCAAGTCTCAAACTTATCCTTAGGATGTGTTACATTATTGGTCTTCTGTCATTgtttagttcaaaatttttacGTGATGTACAAGCTTTTATGGCCAAGGTCACTTCAACAAGGCCAGCCAGCTAAGAGCTAACACTCAATTTGACTGTTTTCAATAAAGTTCGCTTTCCCGAAAAGGAGGGTTGGGTATGAGGCCATGATCCATTCAAATCTCAAAACCCTAAAACTATGGGATGGGAAGTCTTGTTGTTTTGTTTGTAACAGTTTGTACTATTTCTAGCAATTTCATGCTTGCAAAATTTGTTGCTCGACGAACAATTATAGAACGCATCATGCAAAATAGGG
This region of Coffea arabica cultivar ET-39 chromosome 3c, Coffea Arabica ET-39 HiFi, whole genome shotgun sequence genomic DNA includes:
- the LOC113703861 gene encoding xyloglucan endotransglucosylase protein 1-like gives rise to the protein MAFSHIGVLVLLSSCMVAYGGNFYQDFDLTWGGNKAKIFNRGQLLSLSLDRESGSGFRSKREYLFGRIDMQLKLVAGNSAGTVTAYYLSSQGPTHDEIDFEFLGNVTGQPYILHTNVYAQGKGGREQQFYLWFDPTKNFHTYSMAWTRDHIIFLVDNTPIRQFKNAESLGVPYPKNQPMRIYSSLWNADDWATRGGLVKTDWTQAPFTAYYRNFNAQTATVGKLSNGAWQNQELDANSRRRLRWVQKNFMIYNYCTDYKRFPQGFPPECRL